A genome region from Natronobeatus ordinarius includes the following:
- a CDS encoding FKBP-type peptidyl-prolyl cis-trans isomerase codes for MTEEQEAEQADDVDEEVEDAEEVQDESEEEIAEEEASGLQSGDFVEIAYTARTVEEGTLVDTTDADVAEEEGVEQQDREFKPRTIVLGEGHIFGAVEDEIVGSEPGDDGTVTIPAEEAFGEYDPDAVETVSIEKIDEDDRYPGAHVHVDGRHGYIQTVIGGRARVDFNHPLAGEDVEYEYEVLDAVDDREQRAAGLFEMYLDVEPELHIETDEVEEEVMVEPDEDDEDEDAEPEFETQTVEKETLYVESTPQLTMNQQWMFSKQQIAQDVIDKVGVDRVIVQEVIEGMGGMGGMMDMMGGMGGADLEDALEDADVDADEIVEELEGADDEE; via the coding sequence ATGACTGAGGAACAGGAGGCCGAACAGGCCGATGACGTCGACGAGGAAGTTGAAGACGCCGAGGAAGTACAGGACGAGAGTGAAGAAGAGATCGCCGAAGAGGAGGCATCGGGACTCCAGTCGGGCGACTTCGTCGAGATCGCCTACACCGCCCGAACCGTCGAGGAGGGGACGCTGGTCGACACGACCGACGCTGACGTCGCCGAGGAGGAAGGCGTCGAACAGCAGGACCGGGAGTTCAAGCCCCGCACCATCGTCCTCGGAGAGGGGCACATCTTCGGTGCCGTCGAGGACGAGATCGTCGGCAGCGAACCCGGTGACGACGGTACCGTGACGATCCCCGCCGAAGAGGCCTTCGGCGAGTACGACCCGGACGCCGTCGAGACGGTCAGCATCGAGAAGATCGACGAAGACGACCGCTACCCCGGCGCCCACGTCCACGTCGACGGTCGCCACGGCTACATCCAGACGGTCATCGGCGGCCGCGCCCGCGTCGACTTCAACCACCCCCTCGCCGGCGAGGACGTCGAGTACGAGTACGAGGTCCTCGACGCCGTCGACGACCGCGAACAGCGCGCCGCCGGCCTGTTCGAGATGTACCTCGACGTCGAGCCCGAACTCCACATCGAGACCGATGAGGTCGAAGAGGAGGTCATGGTCGAACCAGACGAGGACGACGAGGACGAGGACGCCGAACCCGAGTTCGAGACCCAGACGGTCGAGAAGGAGACGCTCTACGTCGAGTCCACGCCCCAGCTGACGATGAACCAGCAGTGGATGTTCTCGAAACAGCAGATCGCCCAGGACGTCATCGACAAGGTCGGCGTCGACCGCGTCATCGTCCAGGAGGTCATCGAGGGCATGGGCGGTATGGGCGGCATGATGGACATGATGGGCGGCATGGGTGGTGCCGACTTAGAGGACGCACTCGAGGACGCCGACGTCGACGCCGACGAGATCGTCGAGGAACTCGAGGGCGCCGACGACGAGGAGTAA
- a CDS encoding phosphotransacetylase family protein: MNTLVTSLQESTGKTAVALALARLAREDGDSVGYMKPKGTRLESSVGKTLDEDPLLASDVLGLDAEIADLEPVVYSPTFIQQAIRGREEPDAIRERVREAFETLADGRDRMLIEGGGRFELGGIVDLTDPDVAELLDARVLLIAPYGTPGDVDDVLAATRRFGDRLDGVLFNNVADAAFDELETDVVPFLEGREIAVHGVLPRERTLAGVTVGDLADELGAATLVEEGLDDYVERFTVGAMGADSALRHFRRTKNAAVITGGDRAEIHRAALEAPGIKCLILTGGHRPSGAIVGQAAEKGVPILLVQTETLTTVERAEDVVRSGRTRDERTVAEMESLLVDHANVDAILHD; encoded by the coding sequence ATGAATACACTCGTCACCTCACTGCAAGAAAGTACCGGCAAGACGGCGGTGGCGCTCGCCCTCGCGCGACTGGCCCGCGAGGACGGCGACAGCGTCGGCTACATGAAACCCAAAGGGACCAGACTCGAGAGCAGCGTCGGCAAGACCTTAGACGAGGACCCGCTGCTCGCGAGCGACGTCCTCGGGCTCGACGCCGAAATCGCCGATCTGGAACCGGTGGTCTACTCACCGACGTTCATCCAGCAGGCGATCCGCGGCCGCGAGGAACCCGACGCGATCCGCGAGCGCGTCCGCGAGGCGTTCGAGACGCTCGCCGACGGTCGCGACCGGATGCTGATCGAGGGTGGCGGCCGATTCGAGCTCGGCGGCATCGTCGACCTCACCGACCCGGACGTCGCCGAGCTGCTCGACGCGCGCGTCCTGCTGATCGCCCCCTACGGGACGCCCGGCGACGTCGACGACGTCCTCGCCGCGACCCGGCGATTCGGCGATCGCTTAGACGGCGTCCTGTTCAACAACGTCGCCGACGCCGCCTTCGACGAACTCGAGACCGACGTCGTCCCCTTCCTCGAAGGACGGGAGATCGCGGTTCACGGCGTGTTACCCCGGGAACGAACGCTCGCGGGCGTCACCGTCGGCGACCTCGCGGACGAACTCGGCGCGGCGACCCTCGTCGAGGAGGGGCTCGACGACTATGTCGAGCGGTTCACCGTCGGCGCGATGGGTGCCGACAGCGCCCTCCGCCACTTCCGTCGGACGAAGAACGCGGCGGTGATCACCGGCGGCGATCGCGCCGAGATCCACCGGGCGGCGCTCGAGGCGCCTGGCATCAAGTGTCTCATCCTCACTGGCGGCCACCGTCCCTCGGGAGCGATCGTCGGCCAGGCCGCAGAGAAAGGCGTGCCAATCCTGCTGGTCCAGACGGAGACGCTGACGACCGTCGAACGCGCAGAGGACGTCGTCCGCAGCGGACGGACGCGGGACGAACGAACCGTCGCGGAGATGGAGTCGTTGCTCGTCGACCACGCGAACGTCGACGCCATCCTCCACGACTGA
- a CDS encoding PRC-barrel domain-containing protein: MDDTPQEITSLVGREVYSNGGVYVGEVEDLRLNLDGQAVTGLALGNVNRELFGDVTGRGQGVIVPYRWVRAVGDVIIVNEVVERVREPDEEEEEIIA; the protein is encoded by the coding sequence ATGGACGATACACCGCAGGAGATAACGAGTCTCGTCGGCCGGGAAGTCTACTCGAACGGCGGCGTCTACGTCGGCGAGGTCGAGGACTTGCGACTGAATCTCGACGGCCAGGCAGTCACCGGACTTGCGCTGGGGAACGTAAACCGCGAACTCTTCGGCGACGTGACGGGCCGCGGCCAGGGCGTCATCGTCCCCTACCGGTGGGTTCGAGCCGTCGGCGACGTCATCATCGTCAACGAGGTCGTCGAGCGCGTCCGTGAACCCGACGAGGAAGAAGAGGAGATCATCGCCTGA
- the cyaB gene encoding class IV adenylate cyclase: protein MYEVEVKVPADLDDVRERLSELEADDLGAVVQEDTYYDAPHRSFPETDEALRIRKETTEDGQDTVKSNGTANGAAGIRLTYKGPLVDDESKTREEVETGVADDERMGTILTNLGFEPAATVRKGRERFALEDYVVTLDSVDGVGEFVEVETETDEDGIESARDGALAILERLGLDPDDQLRTSYLELALEE from the coding sequence ATGTACGAGGTCGAAGTCAAAGTCCCCGCCGATCTCGACGACGTCCGCGAGCGACTGTCCGAACTCGAGGCCGACGACCTGGGCGCAGTCGTTCAGGAGGACACCTACTACGACGCCCCCCACCGGTCGTTTCCGGAGACGGACGAGGCGTTACGGATTCGAAAGGAGACGACCGAAGACGGGCAGGACACAGTGAAGAGCAACGGTACAGCCAACGGCGCAGCCGGGATTCGGTTGACGTACAAGGGGCCGTTGGTCGACGACGAATCGAAGACGCGCGAGGAGGTCGAAACCGGCGTCGCGGACGACGAACGGATGGGCACCATACTCACGAACCTCGGCTTCGAGCCCGCGGCCACGGTTCGAAAGGGGCGAGAACGCTTCGCGCTCGAGGACTACGTTGTCACGCTCGATTCGGTCGACGGCGTCGGCGAGTTCGTCGAGGTCGAAACCGAAACCGACGAGGACGGAATCGAGTCCGCGCGTGACGGTGCACTGGCGATCCTCGAGCGGCTCGGCCTCGATCCCGACGACCAGCTCAGAACCTCGTACCTCGAGCTCGCACTCGAGGAGTGA
- a CDS encoding metal ABC transporter ATP-binding protein, giving the protein MNPAVTVEDVTFAYGEKLAVEDISLSVEQGDFLGLIGPNGSGKTTLLHLMLGLQQPDSGTVELFGQPAQAFEDGERIGYVAQRSTDRGGTMPITVREAVTMGRFAHVGHSRLRESDYEIVDDALRTVEVSDLADRRINQLSGGQRQRAFIARALASEADLLALDEPTVGVDAESRDRFYGLLDDLNREGITIILIEHDIDVLTKHVSKIACINKELYHHGDTVSFLESDALAEAYGAAHGVVEHDHP; this is encoded by the coding sequence GTGAATCCGGCCGTCACCGTCGAGGACGTTACGTTCGCCTACGGCGAGAAACTCGCCGTCGAAGACATCTCGCTGTCCGTCGAGCAGGGCGATTTCCTCGGGTTGATCGGCCCGAACGGCTCGGGCAAGACGACGCTATTACACCTCATGCTCGGTCTCCAACAGCCCGACAGCGGCACCGTCGAACTGTTCGGCCAGCCGGCCCAGGCGTTCGAGGACGGCGAGCGCATCGGCTACGTCGCTCAGCGGTCGACCGACAGGGGCGGGACGATGCCGATCACCGTCCGCGAGGCGGTGACGATGGGGCGGTTCGCCCACGTCGGTCACTCCCGGCTGCGGGAGTCCGATTACGAGATCGTCGACGATGCCCTTCGGACGGTCGAGGTCTCCGACCTGGCTGATCGGCGGATCAACCAGCTCTCGGGTGGGCAGCGCCAGCGTGCCTTTATCGCCCGGGCGCTGGCCTCCGAAGCCGACCTGCTTGCGCTGGACGAGCCAACCGTCGGCGTCGACGCCGAGTCCCGCGATCGGTTCTACGGCTTGCTCGACGACCTCAATCGGGAAGGAATCACGATCATCCTCATCGAACACGACATCGACGTCCTCACCAAGCACGTGAGCAAGATCGCCTGTATCAACAAGGAACTGTACCACCACGGAGACACCGTCTCGTTCCTCGAGAGCGATGCCTTAGCGGAGGCCTACGGCGCGGCCCACGGCGTCGTCGAACACGATCACCCATGA
- a CDS encoding DHH family phosphoesterase — protein MNTGVTISSTSDYAILGCGSVGYAVAEELVEQGKDVLIVDRDEGRVESLRDQDLDARAADIQEREAAELVVDRSVVLILASDVEANKRAVENILELDGDQFVVARASDPVSGDELSDLGADVVINPSAVIADSALRALESGELEYNAAQLAELLEETSGRLAIVTQDSPDPDSIASAAAIQAIADHLGVEADIIYLGDVGHQENRAFVNLLGIDLLRWDDLEDRSVYDTVALVDHAVSGEMDLEVDIVIDHNEPADELEPAFVDVRPNMSSTSTIMTKYIQEFDVNVSEEVATALLYGIRAETLDFKRDTTPADLTAAAYLYPFANHDTLEQVESPSMSPETLDVLAEAIANRDVQGSHLVSNAGFVRDREALTQAANHLLNLEGVTTTAVFGIAEETIFLAARSKDIRMNIGNVLEDAYGEIGEAAGHSQQGSAEIPLGIFTGIEISDDTRETLLNLTEEAVKRTLFDAMGVDGSEGSNGS, from the coding sequence ATGAACACGGGGGTTACCATCTCGTCGACGTCCGACTACGCTATCCTGGGGTGCGGGAGCGTCGGCTACGCCGTCGCGGAGGAGCTCGTCGAGCAAGGGAAAGACGTGCTCATCGTCGACCGCGATGAGGGCCGCGTCGAATCGCTTCGGGATCAGGACCTCGACGCCCGGGCTGCCGACATCCAGGAACGGGAGGCCGCCGAGCTGGTCGTCGACCGGAGCGTCGTCCTCATCCTCGCCTCTGACGTCGAGGCCAACAAACGGGCTGTCGAGAACATCCTCGAGCTAGACGGCGACCAGTTCGTCGTCGCGCGCGCGAGCGATCCCGTCTCCGGGGACGAACTGTCCGACCTCGGCGCCGACGTCGTCATCAACCCGTCGGCGGTGATCGCCGACTCCGCCCTGCGAGCGCTCGAGTCGGGCGAACTCGAGTACAACGCCGCCCAGCTCGCCGAACTCCTCGAGGAGACGTCGGGTCGGCTGGCAATCGTCACCCAGGACAGCCCCGACCCGGACTCGATCGCCAGTGCGGCGGCCATCCAGGCGATCGCCGATCACCTCGGCGTCGAGGCCGACATCATCTACCTCGGCGATGTCGGCCACCAGGAGAACCGGGCGTTCGTCAACCTCCTGGGCATCGACCTGCTCCGGTGGGACGACCTCGAGGATCGGTCGGTGTACGACACGGTCGCGCTGGTCGATCACGCCGTCTCCGGCGAGATGGACCTCGAGGTCGACATCGTGATCGATCACAACGAGCCGGCCGACGAACTCGAGCCGGCGTTCGTCGACGTTCGGCCGAACATGTCCTCGACGTCGACGATCATGACGAAGTACATCCAGGAGTTCGACGTCAACGTCTCAGAGGAGGTGGCGACGGCGCTTCTGTACGGCATCCGCGCCGAAACCCTGGATTTCAAACGCGATACGACGCCCGCGGACCTCACCGCGGCGGCCTACCTCTACCCGTTCGCGAACCACGACACCCTAGAGCAGGTGGAGTCGCCGTCGATGTCGCCCGAGACCCTCGACGTCCTCGCGGAGGCGATCGCCAATCGGGACGTCCAGGGCAGCCACCTCGTCAGCAACGCCGGCTTCGTTCGCGACCGGGAGGCGCTCACCCAGGCGGCGAATCACCTGCTCAATCTCGAGGGGGTGACGACGACCGCGGTGTTCGGCATCGCCGAGGAGACGATTTTCCTCGCGGCTCGGTCGAAGGACATCCGCATGAACATCGGCAACGTGCTGGAGGACGCCTACGGCGAGATCGGGGAGGCAGCTGGCCACTCACAACAGGGGAGCGCGGAGATTCCGCTCGGGATCTTCACCGGCATCGAGATCTCTGACGACACGCGGGAAACCCTGTTGAATCTCACTGAGGAGGCGGTCAAACGGACGCTGTTCGACGCGATGGGCGTCGACGGGAGCGAGGGATCGAACGGCTCCTAG
- a CDS encoding metal ABC transporter permease: MSLDTRSDENTASGDRVVGRLEWFLGNSGRERLEFAGIVATGVLAAAMIGFIVLDWLRFAPDWAIVGPYAEWVFNQFLIAGAWMDVYLGTNVFRHPITWRAIATGVLIGIVAPLVGTYLVHRQMALIGETLAHTAFAGVAVGLLFVAVTGWSGSLLFVALVVSALGALGLQWLTERTNTYGDVPIAIVLSGSFAVGTLLISWGRDFAAMAINIEHFLFGSLAIVTVEGARMVAVLSVAVVAVVAVTYKQLLFITFDEQAARVARLNVDRYNTLLIVMTAVVVVGAMQILGVILVAAMLVIPVAAASQVAHSFRETLFLSILIGQLSIHGGLAFSISQSLPPGGSIVVVAIVIYLFSILLSDRSGTSISIH, from the coding sequence ATGAGCCTGGACACACGATCCGACGAAAACACTGCATCCGGCGACCGCGTCGTCGGCCGCCTCGAGTGGTTCCTCGGGAACTCGGGACGGGAACGCCTCGAGTTCGCCGGGATCGTCGCGACGGGGGTACTCGCCGCCGCGATGATCGGCTTTATCGTCCTCGACTGGCTGCGTTTTGCCCCTGACTGGGCTATCGTCGGCCCCTATGCGGAGTGGGTGTTCAACCAGTTTCTGATCGCCGGAGCGTGGATGGACGTCTATCTCGGCACGAACGTCTTTCGCCACCCGATCACGTGGCGGGCGATCGCGACCGGTGTATTGATCGGGATCGTCGCCCCGCTGGTCGGGACCTATCTGGTTCACCGACAGATGGCGCTGATTGGCGAAACGCTTGCACACACGGCGTTTGCGGGCGTCGCGGTCGGTCTGTTGTTCGTCGCGGTGACGGGCTGGAGCGGCTCGTTGCTGTTCGTCGCGCTCGTGGTGAGTGCACTCGGGGCACTCGGACTCCAATGGTTGACCGAACGGACGAACACCTACGGCGACGTCCCGATCGCGATCGTCCTGAGCGGGAGTTTCGCGGTCGGTACGTTGCTCATTAGCTGGGGACGGGACTTCGCCGCGATGGCGATCAACATCGAGCACTTTCTGTTCGGGAGCCTGGCGATCGTCACCGTCGAGGGCGCACGGATGGTGGCCGTCCTCAGCGTCGCCGTCGTCGCCGTCGTCGCCGTGACCTACAAGCAACTGCTCTTTATCACGTTCGACGAGCAGGCCGCTCGCGTCGCACGGCTCAACGTCGACCGGTACAACACCTTGCTCATCGTCATGACTGCGGTCGTGGTCGTCGGCGCGATGCAGATCCTGGGGGTGATCCTCGTCGCGGCGATGCTCGTCATCCCGGTCGCGGCCGCCTCCCAAGTCGCACACAGCTTCCGGGAGACACTGTTCCTCTCGATCCTGATCGGCCAGCTATCGATCCACGGCGGGCTCGCGTTCTCGATCAGCCAGAGCCTCCCGCCGGGCGGGTCGATCGTCGTCGTCGCCATCGTGATCTACCTGTTCTCGATCCTCCTCTCGGATCGCTCCGGGACCTCGATCTCGATTCACTGA
- a CDS encoding MFS transporter produces MLDPFRRMMAVARPRVTGPVTVGHGVNEFLAIVIPPVIPLLVSDLGITYGQAGFLLTVFFAMYVLFQLPAGILADWLGKERVMIVGLAGMSVGILLASMASSYGLLLAAQAVAGISGSTFHPTGMSIISDVENRETEGKAMGVFGFGGALGTMSSPLIVGGLAVLVGWRAALAAAALIGIVVTLASVPFLLASAGSTNGSARTDGGRGLSIRNGLRSARRSIAVPITRDVVLLFLVTMILSLQHRAIQTYTTAYITAETGASVSVGNVTFFTLLLGGSLASLWAGDLADRFNRELLGAGAAVATAVLVGGTLLVARVLGGLPFELVVVVLALWFAAIGVMMYASYPVKNALVSERADEEYSGSLFGVIQTASAIGSASGPALFGVLATQWGVVAAFPAIAGVSVVLALLFVALLALE; encoded by the coding sequence ATGCTCGACCCCTTCCGACGGATGATGGCGGTCGCCCGGCCACGGGTGACCGGACCGGTGACGGTCGGCCACGGCGTAAACGAGTTTCTGGCGATCGTCATCCCGCCGGTGATCCCGCTTTTGGTCTCCGACCTCGGGATCACCTACGGCCAGGCGGGCTTCCTGCTCACCGTCTTTTTCGCCATGTACGTACTCTTCCAGCTTCCGGCGGGGATCCTCGCCGACTGGCTCGGAAAAGAACGGGTGATGATCGTCGGACTCGCAGGGATGTCCGTCGGGATCTTGCTCGCGAGTATGGCCAGCAGCTACGGCCTGTTGCTGGCAGCGCAGGCCGTCGCCGGCATCAGCGGCAGCACGTTCCATCCGACGGGGATGTCGATCATCAGTGACGTCGAGAACCGGGAAACAGAAGGGAAGGCGATGGGCGTGTTCGGCTTCGGCGGGGCACTCGGAACGATGTCCTCGCCGCTCATCGTCGGCGGGCTGGCGGTGCTCGTGGGCTGGCGGGCAGCGCTCGCCGCCGCGGCGCTGATCGGAATCGTCGTGACGCTGGCGAGCGTTCCGTTCCTGCTCGCGTCGGCCGGGTCGACGAACGGTTCGGCCCGGACGGACGGGGGGCGGGGGCTCTCGATCCGGAACGGACTCCGATCGGCGAGGCGCTCGATCGCCGTCCCGATCACTCGCGACGTCGTGTTGCTCTTTCTGGTCACGATGATCCTGTCGCTCCAGCATCGCGCGATCCAGACGTACACCACCGCCTACATCACTGCGGAAACCGGCGCCTCGGTGTCGGTCGGAAACGTGACGTTCTTCACGCTGTTGCTCGGGGGGAGCCTGGCCTCACTGTGGGCGGGCGATCTCGCCGACAGGTTCAATCGGGAACTCCTCGGCGCTGGCGCGGCCGTCGCCACCGCGGTACTCGTCGGGGGAACGCTGCTCGTCGCTCGAGTGCTCGGCGGGTTGCCCTTCGAGCTGGTGGTGGTCGTCCTGGCCCTCTGGTTCGCCGCCATCGGGGTGATGATGTACGCGAGCTATCCGGTCAAGAACGCGCTGGTCTCGGAGCGAGCCGACGAAGAGTACAGCGGTAGCCTGTTTGGCGTCATCCAGACGGCGTCGGCCATCGGGAGTGCGAGTGGGCCAGCGTTGTTCGGCGTGCTCGCGACGCAGTGGGGCGTGGTCGCCGCGTTCCCGGCGATCGCCGGCGTGAGCGTCGTGCTGGCGTTACTGTTCGTGGCGCTGCTGGCACTCGAGTAG
- a CDS encoding acetate--CoA ligase family protein has translation MGRLSELFTAETVAVVGATDREGSVGRAILENLQTEFSGTVVPVNPDRDELLGLPCYPDVTSAPSVDLAVVVVPPPVVNGVLREIGEEGIEHVVVITAGFSETGGEGATRERELREVAAEYDLNVVGPNCLGIMSTPVQMNASFGPETPLEGSISFMSQSGAFVTAVLDWAVEQELGFRHVVSLGNKAVLDETDFVREWGDDPDVDVVIGYLEGIDDGRTFVDVTREVTEETPVILVKSGRTSAGAQAASSHTGAIAGSEQAYEAGLEQAGVLRAHSVQELFDWARALSGLPEPETDGVAVVTNAGGPGVLTTDAVGDSALEMASFADRTIDALRDALPEEANVYNPIDVIGDADVSRFDDALDVALADPNVGSAVVVTAPTAVLEYDRLAEAVIERQTEHGKPVVTSFMGGDRSRAAETVLREFAIPNYFDPARAVSGLDALARYRDVRRREVEEPTTFDVDRERAREILEWVTEREGNQLGIEAMELLECYGISIPESEVVDDPDDAVAVAESIEGDVVMKIVSPDIAHKVDIGGVKIGVPDEEVADAYEDLVSRARNYQPDAQLLGVQVQEKVDLEGATETIVGMNRDPQFGPLLLFGLGGIFVEILEDTSVRVAPIGEGEAREMVDEIRAAPLLGGARGREPADVDAVVETIQRLSQLVTDFPAIVELDVNPLAATGDGVQALDLVITLDTEKL, from the coding sequence ATGGGAAGGCTATCGGAGCTGTTCACAGCCGAGACCGTCGCCGTGGTCGGCGCGACCGACCGCGAAGGATCCGTCGGCCGAGCGATCCTCGAGAACCTCCAGACGGAGTTCTCGGGAACGGTCGTCCCCGTCAATCCCGATCGCGACGAACTCCTCGGACTGCCGTGTTACCCCGACGTCACCAGTGCGCCGTCGGTCGACCTCGCGGTCGTCGTCGTCCCGCCCCCGGTGGTAAACGGCGTGCTCCGCGAAATCGGCGAGGAAGGCATCGAACACGTCGTCGTCATCACGGCCGGATTTAGCGAAACCGGCGGCGAGGGCGCGACGCGAGAGCGCGAACTCCGCGAGGTCGCCGCCGAGTACGACCTGAACGTCGTCGGGCCGAACTGCCTCGGGATCATGAGCACCCCCGTCCAGATGAACGCCTCCTTCGGCCCGGAGACGCCACTCGAGGGCTCGATCTCCTTTATGAGCCAGTCGGGCGCGTTCGTCACGGCCGTCCTCGACTGGGCGGTCGAACAGGAACTCGGCTTTCGCCACGTCGTCTCCCTCGGCAACAAGGCCGTCCTCGACGAGACCGACTTCGTCCGCGAGTGGGGTGACGATCCGGACGTCGACGTCGTCATCGGCTACCTCGAGGGGATCGACGACGGCCGGACGTTCGTCGACGTCACCCGCGAGGTGACCGAGGAGACGCCGGTCATCCTCGTCAAGTCCGGCCGCACCAGCGCCGGCGCGCAGGCCGCCTCCTCGCACACGGGGGCCATCGCCGGTAGCGAGCAGGCTTACGAGGCGGGCCTCGAGCAGGCCGGCGTCCTGCGTGCACACTCCGTCCAGGAACTGTTCGACTGGGCGCGGGCGTTGTCGGGACTCCCAGAACCCGAAACCGATGGCGTCGCCGTCGTCACGAACGCCGGCGGCCCCGGCGTGCTGACCACCGACGCCGTCGGCGACTCGGCCCTCGAGATGGCGTCGTTCGCCGACCGGACGATCGACGCGCTCAGGGACGCACTCCCCGAGGAGGCGAACGTCTACAACCCGATCGACGTCATCGGCGACGCGGACGTGTCACGGTTCGACGACGCACTCGACGTCGCACTCGCAGACCCCAACGTGGGCAGTGCGGTCGTCGTCACCGCGCCGACGGCGGTGCTCGAGTACGACCGGCTCGCCGAGGCCGTGATCGAACGCCAGACCGAGCACGGAAAACCGGTCGTCACCTCCTTCATGGGGGGCGACCGGTCACGCGCCGCCGAAACTGTCCTCCGGGAGTTCGCCATCCCGAACTACTTCGACCCCGCGCGGGCCGTCTCTGGACTCGACGCCCTCGCCCGGTACCGTGACGTCCGCCGACGCGAGGTCGAGGAGCCGACGACGTTCGACGTCGACCGCGAGCGCGCCCGCGAGATCCTCGAGTGGGTCACAGAGCGCGAGGGCAACCAGCTGGGCATCGAGGCGATGGAGCTGCTCGAGTGCTACGGGATTTCGATCCCGGAGAGCGAGGTGGTCGACGACCCCGACGACGCCGTGGCCGTCGCCGAGTCGATCGAGGGCGACGTCGTCATGAAGATCGTCAGCCCGGACATCGCCCACAAGGTGGACATCGGCGGCGTCAAGATCGGCGTCCCCGACGAGGAGGTGGCAGACGCCTACGAGGACCTGGTCTCGCGGGCACGCAACTACCAGCCCGACGCCCAGCTGCTCGGCGTCCAGGTCCAGGAGAAAGTCGACCTCGAGGGTGCGACCGAGACGATCGTCGGGATGAACCGCGACCCGCAGTTCGGGCCGCTCTTGCTCTTTGGCCTCGGCGGCATCTTCGTCGAGATACTCGAGGACACGTCGGTTCGCGTGGCCCCGATCGGCGAGGGGGAGGCCCGGGAGATGGTCGACGAGATCCGGGCCGCCCCGCTGTTGGGCGGCGCGCGCGGGCGAGAACCCGCCGACGTCGACGCGGTCGTCGAGACCATCCAGCGGCTCTCCCAGCTCGTGACCGACTTCCCGGCGATCGTCGAACTCGACGTGAACCCGCTGGCGGCGACCGGAGACGGCGTACAGGCACTCGACCTCGTCATCACACTCGACACGGAGAAGCTATGA